A region of Deltaproteobacteria bacterium DNA encodes the following proteins:
- the waaF gene encoding lipopolysaccharide heptosyltransferase II, protein MTSPLNRPPFELEKIRRIALIQPSRIGDIVFSLPTLSGLRQIYPEARISWLVDERCKELVEDHPDLDEIIVIPFKAIEKALKEKKWPWIWRSLSQLKKDLRKRSFDLSVDLHGLAKSALLVYMAGARHKIGSSNTTGMKELSGLFSKEIHPGPGDIHTVERNLAVVRYLGGPGDHPEFKFKITPSHQEEMDVLLDRAGYEKAAPLIVIHPGAGWLSRRWPVERFAELVNRLKKGLSVHLVIVGGAEGGSKEEQLFQRLFSLIQVPVINLVQQLSLKQLVALLEKAHLFVGNEAGPMHLATALNKPAVVIIGPTRPELTGPYGSRARIIRKEVACSPCRERNCPDLKCMKAIEVDHVFETAQSVLKLY, encoded by the coding sequence ATGACTTCACCTTTAAATAGGCCGCCTTTTGAGTTGGAAAAAATCCGGCGCATCGCCTTGATTCAACCCAGCCGGATTGGTGATATTGTCTTCAGCCTTCCTACCCTTAGCGGACTGAGGCAGATCTATCCTGAAGCCCGTATATCCTGGCTGGTGGATGAGAGATGTAAAGAATTAGTGGAAGATCATCCTGATCTGGATGAAATTATTGTCATCCCCTTTAAAGCCATTGAAAAGGCCTTAAAGGAAAAAAAATGGCCCTGGATCTGGCGGAGTTTGAGCCAGTTAAAAAAGGACTTGCGAAAACGGTCCTTTGATTTGTCGGTGGATCTCCATGGTCTGGCTAAATCAGCCCTCCTGGTTTATATGGCCGGGGCCAGGCACAAAATCGGATCATCTAATACCACCGGTATGAAGGAATTAAGCGGCCTCTTTTCGAAAGAGATCCATCCCGGACCAGGGGATATCCATACAGTGGAACGGAATTTGGCTGTGGTCCGTTATCTTGGGGGGCCAGGGGATCACCCGGAATTTAAATTTAAGATCACCCCGTCCCACCAAGAGGAAATGGACGTCTTATTGGACCGGGCCGGCTATGAGAAAGCGGCCCCTTTGATTGTCATTCATCCCGGAGCCGGTTGGCTGTCACGCCGTTGGCCGGTGGAACGGTTTGCCGAGTTGGTTAATAGACTTAAAAAGGGGCTTTCTGTTCACCTGGTTATTGTCGGGGGCGCCGAAGGGGGCAGTAAAGAAGAGCAACTCTTTCAAAGATTGTTTTCTTTAATTCAGGTGCCGGTGATCAATCTGGTTCAGCAATTAAGTTTAAAACAATTAGTCGCCCTTTTAGAGAAGGCCCATCTTTTTGTGGGAAATGAGGCCGGCCCCATGCATCTGGCCACGGCTCTTAATAAACCGGCAGTAGTCATCATAGGTCCCACCAGACCCGAACTAACCGGACCCTATGGCTCCAGGGCCCGGATCATTAGAAAGGAAGTGGCTTGCAGCCCTTGCCGGGAAAGAAATTGCCCTGACTTGAAATGTATGAAGGCCATTGAGGTCGACCATGTCTTTGAAACAGCTCAGTCAGTCCTTAAACTTTATTGA